The proteins below come from a single Verrucomicrobiota bacterium genomic window:
- a CDS encoding DNA-3-methyladenine glycosylase I encodes MSPLDKGLLRGPDGRPRCPWQGNQPDYLAYHDYEWGRPVADDFRLFEKICLEGFQAGLSWLTILRKREHFRRAFCGFDFHQVARFGPAEITRLLANPGIVRHRRKIEATIQNARAALAMVEKEGSLAAWFWQWEPGPPARPRRATWADRQAIDQTTESMALSRELKARGWTFVGPVTAYAFMQAMGLVNDHLEGCFVRREVKEERARFLPPSQRATGS; translated from the coding sequence ATGAGCCCCTTGGACAAAGGACTCCTTCGGGGCCCGGACGGTCGCCCGCGCTGCCCATGGCAGGGGAACCAGCCGGACTACCTGGCCTACCACGACTACGAATGGGGGCGCCCCGTGGCGGACGACTTCCGGCTCTTCGAAAAGATCTGCCTGGAAGGCTTCCAAGCCGGCCTCAGTTGGCTGACCATCTTGCGAAAGCGGGAACACTTCCGCCGGGCCTTCTGCGGCTTTGACTTTCACCAAGTGGCCCGTTTCGGCCCCGCCGAGATCACCCGCCTCCTGGCGAATCCTGGCATCGTCCGGCATCGACGAAAAATCGAAGCCACCATCCAAAACGCCCGGGCCGCCCTCGCCATGGTTGAGAAAGAAGGCAGCCTGGCCGCCTGGTTTTGGCAATGGGAGCCGGGACCCCCAGCCCGCCCCCGGCGCGCCACCTGGGCCGATCGGCAAGCCATCGACCAGACCACGGAATCGATGGCCCTCAGCCGCGAACTCAAAGCCCGAGGATGGACCTTCGTCGGCCCCGTAACCGCCTACGCCTTCATGCAAGCCATGGGCCTGGTGAACGATCACTTGGAAGGCTGCTTTGTGCGCCGCGAAGTGAAAGAAGAGCGGGCGCGCTTTCTCCCGCCGTCCCAGAGAGCTACCGGCTCTTGA